In a single window of the Gossypium hirsutum isolate 1008001.06 chromosome A13, Gossypium_hirsutum_v2.1, whole genome shotgun sequence genome:
- the LOC107940812 gene encoding probable receptor-like protein kinase At5g59700, producing MENPGNFRLVFGISFLFCLLNLSLGFNPVDNYLIDCGSFKNRSIGVRVFVADNTNTSSHTLSTPEHISANSSSNSISLYYDSTLYQTARIFNGPSHYSFSIKEQGRHWIRLHFFPFVFQGYDMSKAKYSVSAQNFSLTREPQSGNVSVVKEYSLNITSNNLVLSFIPDSKSFAFINALEVLSIPENVVPEDAKTVDRKGDKKSLRELALETVARVDMGNSTVLPQNDTLWRLWVSDDSYLIDKNLGSFVSNVSAVNFTGGLVTEDIAPASVYGTATRFNLDDPNLNANLTWSFDVDPGFDYAVRLHFCDIVSNSTQQGVFLEIFINTHSAGHLDLGSQTSHVLGVPYFMDVYTRASASRKLNVSVGSSNIVNFPSVILNGLEIMKINNDKGRLDVPEVVPSRTSKTTLIVGVAVGLFVFVVLAALVFLFCRRRRRKPDSGGGGQNIPMTGSVYSNGTARFPFIELVEATDNFNENLVIGVGGFGKVYKGVLRDETEVAVKRGTPQSSQGLVEFRTEIEMLSQFRHRHLVSLIGYCDESNEMIIIYEYMENGTLKNHLYGSSHPGMTWRQRLEISIGSAKGLHYLHTGSTKSIIHRDVKSANILLDKNFMAKVADFGLSKTGPDIDRTHVSTAVKGSFGYLDPEYLTTQKLTEKSDVYSFGVVLLEVLCGRPVIDPSLPREKVNLVDWALKSRRNGRLEDIVDPSVVGEIRKESLNKFWEITEKCLGKHGIYRPSMGDVLWNLESALQLQGNETNTNHNGELSSEISHGGHSETSLEFSRTGSVGELAGVSMTTVFAQLLSEQEQMRG from the coding sequence ATGGAGAATCCTGGGAATTTTAGATTGGTTTTTGGGATTTCATTTCTCTTTTGTTTACTTAATCTTTCACTAGGATTCAACCCTGTAGATAACTATTTGATAGATTGTGGATCCTTCAAAAATAGATCAATCGGTGTTCGAGTGTTTGTAGCTGATAATACAAATACTTCATCTCATACACTTTCAACCCCAGAGCATATTTCTGCCAATTCTAGTTCGAACTCCATCTCACTTTACTATGATTCAACACTGTATCAAACTGCTAGAATCTTCAATGGACCTTCCCATTACAGCTTTTCAATCAAAGAACAAGGGAGGCACTGGATTCGCCTTCATTTCTTTCCATTTGTTTTCCAAGGGTATGATATGAGCAAGGCTAAATACTCTGTTTCAGCTCAAAACTTTAGCCTTACTAGAGAACCCCAATCAGGGAATGTTTCTGTTGTTAAGGAATACAGCTTAAACATTACTTCTAATAACCTGGTTCTTAGTTTTATCCCGGATTCCAAGTCATTTGCTTTCATTAATGCCTTGGAAGTTCTTTCGATCCCTGAGAATGTCGTTCCCGAAGACGCTAAAACAGTCGATCGAAAAGGCGATAAGAAAAGCTTGAGGGAACTTGCATTGGAGACAGTTGCAAGGGTGGATATGGGGAATTCAACAGTGCTTCCACAAAATGATACCTTATGGAGACTTTGGGTTTCAGATGATTCATATTTGATAGACAAAAATCTAGGATCATTTGTGTCAAATGTCTCAGCTGTTAATTTTACTGGAGGATTGGTGACTGAAGATATTGCTCCAGCTTCTGTATATGGCACTGCCACTCGGTTTAACTTGGATGACCCGAACCTTAATGCGAATTTGACATGGAGCTTTGATGTTGACCCGGGGTTCGATTATGCTGTCCGGCTTCATTTTTGCGATATCGTAAGTAATTCTACTCAGCAAGGTGTCTTTCTTGAGATTTTCATCAATACACATTCAGCAGGTCATCTTGATCTTGGTTCTCAGACATCACATGTTTTAGGTGTCCCATATTTCATGGATGTCTACACAAGGGCCAGTGCAAGTCGCAAGCTTAATGTAAGCGTCGGTTCCTCGAATATAGTCAACTTCCCTAGTGTCATTCTCAATGGTTTGGAgatcatgaaaataaataatgataaggGCAGGCTTGATGTCCCTGAAGTTGTCCCCTCAAGAACTTCCAAGACAACACTAATAGTTGGTGTGGCAGTTGGATTGTTTGTTTTCGTTGTTTTGGCTGCACTTGTCTTCCTTTTCtgccgaagaagaagaagaaagccgGATTCAGGGGGTGGAGGACAAAATATTCCTATGACAGGAAGCGTATACTCCAATGGGACTGCCCGCTTTCCTTTCATAGAGCTCGTAGAGGCCACTGATAATTTCAATGAAAATTTGGTTATTGGGGTTGGCGGTTTCGGTAAAGTTTATAAAGGAGTATTGAGAGATGAAACCGAAGTTGCAGTCAAAAGGGGAACTCCGCAATCGAGTCAAGGCCTCGTAGAATTCAGGACCGAGATCGAAATGTTATCTCAGTTCCGGCACCGCCATTTAGTATCTTTGATCGGTTACTGTGATGAAAGCAATGAGATGATCATAATTTATGAGTACATGGAGAATGGGACACTCAAGAATCATCTATATGGCTCAAGTCATCCAGGCATGACTTGGAGACAGAGGCTCGAGATAAGCATTGGATCAGCCAAAGGACTTCACTACCTTCATACCGGTTCAACAAAGTCAATCATTCACCGCGATGTCAAGTCTGCTAACATACTACTCGACAAGAATTTCATGGCTAAAGTTGCTGATTTCGGTCTATCAAAGACCGGTCCAGATATTGATCGGACACATGTGAGTACGGCGGTGAAAGGAAGCTTTGGATATCTCGACCCGGAATACTTGACAACGCAAAAACTAACAGAGAAATCAGATGTTTACTCCTTCGGTGTAGTTTTGCTTGAAGTCCTTTGTGGAAGGCCAGTTATCGATCCATCCCTTCCGAGAGAAAAGGTGAATTTAGTCGACTGGGCATTGAAATCTCGCCGCAATGGGAGATTGGAAGACATTGTAGATCCTAGTGTTGTTGGTGAAATAAGAAAAGAGTCTTTAAACAAGTTTTGGGAGATAACTGAGAAATGTTTGGGGAAACATGGAATTTATAGGCCTTCAATGGGAGATGTCCTATGGAACTTGGAGTCTGCACTTCAACTTCAAGGGAATGAAACAAACACCAATCACAATGGTGAGCTTTCTTCCGAAATCAGCCATGGCGGGCACTCGGAAACAAGCTTAGAGTTCAGCCGAACCGGTAGCGTAGGCGAACTTGCTGGTGTTTCAATGACTACAGTTTTTGCTCAACTGTTGAGTGAACAAGAGCAAATGAGGGGCTGA